In one window of Brenneria goodwinii DNA:
- the hyfE gene encoding hydrogenase 4 membrane subunit, with product MTGSLIINNLAGLLIITSLLVICARRPTVSACLYALQSLVLVLIFLSLADLLQAHQLYMWSLSAFITKVILVPAIMYRAFRKLDDPKADGGVVSPAVIILLATLIMVLCYFVVAPVQLPMVNSLKPALAVSLGHFMIGLLCIVTQRNILKQVFGYCLMENGAHLTLALLANRAPELVEIGIATDAIFAVIVMALMARKIYRTLNTLDVQQLTALKG from the coding sequence ATGACTGGATCCTTGATCATTAATAACCTGGCCGGGTTGCTGATTATCACTTCCCTGCTGGTAATCTGCGCCCGCCGTCCGACGGTATCGGCCTGTCTGTATGCTTTACAGTCTCTGGTATTGGTGCTGATTTTCCTCTCGCTGGCCGATCTGCTGCAGGCCCATCAGCTTTATATGTGGTCCCTGAGCGCGTTTATCACCAAGGTGATACTGGTTCCCGCCATCATGTACCGCGCGTTTCGCAAACTGGACGATCCGAAAGCCGATGGCGGCGTGGTCAGCCCGGCGGTCATTATTCTGCTGGCGACCCTGATTATGGTGCTGTGCTACTTCGTGGTGGCGCCGGTTCAATTACCGATGGTGAATTCGCTGAAACCGGCGCTGGCGGTATCCCTCGGGCACTTCATGATCGGCCTGCTGTGCATCGTTACCCAGCGCAATATCCTTAAACAGGTATTCGGCTATTGCCTGATGGAGAACGGCGCGCACCTAACGCTGGCGCTGCTGGCGAACCGGGCGCCGGAACTGGTGGAAATCGGCATCGCCACCGACGCGATTTTCGCGGTGATCGTCATGGCGTTGATGGCGCGGAAAATCTACCGGACGCTCAACACGCTGGATGTGCAACAGCTAACGGCGCTGAAAGGGTGA